A section of the Hirschia baltica ATCC 49814 genome encodes:
- a CDS encoding mechanosensitive ion channel family protein: MEIDLMEIWNQYQGSILAFGFKTLGALVVLIVGLKVSGWLAGLVRDSAMKSEKIDDTLGNFFSSLVRWGISAAVFIAALQVFGVQATSLVAILGALTLAIGLSLQGALGNIASGVMIMLFRPYKLGDYITAAGASGTVKDINLFQTVLATPDNVKIMVPNAQAIDGTITNFSGYSTRRVDVTFGIDYSDDMDKAIGLIHEIIQADSRILSVPAEPFVKVVNLGDSSVDIASRSWVQASDYWDVKFDITKKVKESFDANGISIPYPHTTIEQKAVKS; encoded by the coding sequence ATGGAAATTGATCTTATGGAAATCTGGAACCAGTATCAGGGTTCTATTCTCGCTTTTGGATTTAAGACCTTAGGTGCTTTAGTTGTTTTAATCGTCGGTTTAAAAGTCTCTGGCTGGCTGGCTGGCCTCGTGCGCGATTCAGCAATGAAAAGCGAAAAAATAGACGACACTCTAGGGAATTTCTTTTCATCTCTCGTTCGCTGGGGTATTTCAGCAGCTGTTTTCATTGCAGCGCTTCAAGTCTTTGGCGTACAGGCAACATCACTTGTCGCAATTTTAGGTGCCCTTACACTTGCCATTGGTTTATCCCTTCAGGGCGCATTGGGAAATATCGCATCTGGTGTTATGATCATGCTGTTTCGTCCCTACAAACTGGGTGACTACATCACAGCAGCAGGCGCATCAGGAACGGTGAAAGATATCAACCTCTTCCAAACAGTGCTTGCGACACCCGATAATGTGAAAATCATGGTCCCTAATGCACAGGCTATTGATGGAACAATCACAAATTTCTCGGGCTATTCTACCCGCCGCGTAGATGTTACTTTTGGTATTGATTATTCAGATGATATGGACAAAGCAATCGGTCTGATCCACGAAATTATTCAGGCAGATTCACGCATCCTATCGGTTCCAGCAGAGCCATTTGTAAAGGTGGTAAACCTTGGTGATAGTTCCGTGGATATCGCTTCAAGATCATGGGTTCAAGCGTCAGATTATTGGGATGTCAAATTTGACATTACCAAGAAAGTCAAAGAATCATTTGATGCAAATGGCATTTCAATTCCATATCCACACACGACAATCGAGCAAAAAGCTGTAAAATCCTAG
- a CDS encoding response regulator — translation MYSDSIHIEDVRKKRRYDPRNIRAVVAGSNRFNRNLMLEIMRTLGVLQVDGARCENSLFRMMDDQRSTIVFIEWSDMNDMDVVHTTQQIRKLHDDNLRRVPIIAISSQLTKEMILEGRNAGIDEFLRRPCSPADVEKRLRMVIETPRPFVDSKVYIGPCRRRKNPADYHGPRRRDRDSSRIKDVSDAERQLVNKKSPMAVALTRLKMTCELLSSDPKGAPVRIRAALEKAMQTARQENDHAIVRTLQSFGAYIEIIIHSKGNAKDARFIINTGVTTLEQLLVLPREYDSARETVSNAFADAIQRRMAA, via the coding sequence ATGTATAGTGACAGCATTCACATAGAAGATGTGCGTAAAAAAAGACGGTATGACCCTCGAAATATCCGTGCAGTCGTCGCTGGTTCCAACAGATTTAATCGAAACCTGATGCTAGAAATCATGCGCACACTTGGTGTGCTGCAAGTTGATGGCGCAAGATGTGAAAACTCCCTCTTCCGCATGATGGATGATCAACGCTCCACTATTGTTTTCATTGAATGGTCCGACATGAACGACATGGATGTCGTACATACTACTCAGCAAATTCGTAAACTCCATGATGACAATCTTCGTCGCGTACCAATCATCGCAATATCTTCTCAACTCACAAAAGAAATGATCCTAGAAGGCCGCAATGCCGGTATAGATGAATTCCTTCGACGCCCGTGCTCTCCTGCTGATGTGGAAAAGAGATTAAGGATGGTCATAGAGACACCACGTCCTTTTGTTGATTCTAAAGTTTATATCGGCCCATGCCGTCGTCGTAAAAACCCAGCCGACTATCATGGTCCACGCCGCAGAGATAGAGATTCATCTCGTATCAAAGATGTGAGTGATGCTGAGCGTCAACTCGTCAATAAAAAATCACCAATGGCTGTCGCTTTAACACGGTTAAAAATGACATGCGAACTTCTTTCAAGTGACCCTAAAGGCGCACCTGTTAGAATAAGAGCCGCATTGGAAAAAGCCATGCAAACCGCAAGACAAGAAAACGATCATGCGATTGTGAGAACGCTTCAATCTTTCGGCGCTTACATAGAGATCATTATTCACTCCAAGGGTAACGCCAAGGATGCAAGATTCATCATCAATACTGGGGTCACAACACTAGAACAATTGCTCGTTCTTCCTCGCGAATATGATAGCGCACGTGAGACAGTTTCCAACGCATTTGCTGACGCAATTCAACGTCGTATGGCGGCATAA
- a CDS encoding carbonic anhydrase, translating into MHKRLFTFALLATSMFGLAANAFAPPKNNGGHNEHSQAQTFHQTNGHTNTKSHENIHWAYSGPRGPAHWGEKDPANATCKTGTQQSPIDMQHTISAFANAPQIDWTPIKNGEVINNGHTLQLNVHDAGGLVQNGKTYKLIQFHFHTPSEHTIHGRHFPMEAHFVHKAEDGSLAVVGVMFAEGANNTQLDPLWWSAPSSPGSASVAFNLDIEDLLPTNRAAFRYQGSLTTPPCSEIVDWTVLQTPLNVSKTQIAAFRALFGDNARPTQPLYRRYVLETP; encoded by the coding sequence ATGCACAAACGCCTATTCACGTTTGCATTGCTTGCTACCTCCATGTTTGGATTGGCTGCAAATGCATTCGCTCCGCCTAAAAACAATGGTGGTCATAACGAGCACTCTCAGGCTCAAACATTTCACCAAACCAATGGTCACACAAATACCAAATCCCATGAGAATATTCATTGGGCTTACTCTGGACCACGCGGACCTGCGCATTGGGGAGAAAAAGACCCAGCCAATGCCACTTGCAAAACCGGCACGCAGCAATCTCCTATTGATATGCAGCACACCATTTCAGCTTTCGCCAATGCACCTCAAATTGATTGGACCCCCATCAAGAATGGTGAAGTCATCAATAATGGCCACACACTTCAACTCAATGTGCATGATGCGGGTGGCCTTGTGCAAAATGGCAAAACCTACAAACTTATTCAATTTCATTTCCATACCCCGTCAGAACACACAATCCACGGACGTCATTTTCCGATGGAAGCGCATTTTGTTCACAAGGCCGAAGATGGGTCGCTTGCTGTCGTAGGTGTGATGTTTGCCGAAGGTGCCAACAACACACAGCTTGATCCTTTGTGGTGGTCAGCCCCTTCAAGTCCCGGCAGTGCATCTGTTGCGTTCAATCTTGATATAGAAGATTTGCTTCCCACCAACCGTGCAGCATTTCGCTATCAAGGATCTTTGACCACTCCGCCTTGTTCTGAAATTGTAGATTGGACGGTATTGCAAACGCCTTTAAACGTTTCAAAAACTCAAATCGCTGCGTTTAGAGCGTTATTTGGCGACAATGCTCGCCCAACACAACCACTTTACCGACGCTATGTCCTCGAGACACCTTAA
- a CDS encoding S1 family peptidase — MKIRSILLAGFASLSLAACDSILMPEGTPPPPPDQPPPPPLDDDFGDVQAENYSAIPDAGTALETSQVYTDLATINAVACASVGTSQPTQTIAQVANAQEPASLINSSLSSKTIQPSVVGSLSGAVALTALRGDFPGIVKLEPRKILSENSYSSGHCGATRISNNWFVTAAHCLDENYDTTILKVGHEKLDGPVVREIEADWSACHAAYAGEEGDLANDIALLHIPDDTAASLVDIPIATILSHDDAMSPVTTPTAKMAGWGMTTPGGSLSTTLLGTHVEIKSIGPALIKVGSINGSGPCVGDSGGPLFVDGSQGQPVLWGVLSGVEKNSETACSGNYIARYTNLQGYTNWINDVMSACASNATLCSKPIDAS, encoded by the coding sequence ATGAAAATCAGATCCATTTTACTTGCTGGTTTTGCAAGCTTATCTCTGGCGGCATGTGATTCTATCTTAATGCCAGAAGGCACACCACCACCTCCACCAGACCAACCACCACCTCCACCATTGGATGATGATTTTGGTGATGTTCAAGCAGAAAATTACTCTGCTATTCCAGATGCAGGCACAGCCTTAGAAACATCCCAAGTTTATACTGATCTTGCCACCATAAACGCCGTCGCGTGCGCTTCTGTTGGAACAAGCCAGCCAACACAAACCATAGCACAAGTTGCCAATGCTCAAGAACCAGCGAGCCTGATAAATTCTTCCCTTTCAAGCAAAACCATTCAACCCTCTGTTGTTGGTTCACTAAGTGGTGCTGTTGCTCTAACTGCGTTACGTGGAGATTTTCCAGGTATCGTCAAACTTGAACCTAGAAAAATCTTATCCGAAAATTCCTATTCCAGCGGGCATTGCGGTGCGACACGTATTTCAAACAATTGGTTTGTAACTGCGGCCCATTGCCTTGATGAAAACTATGACACGACAATTTTAAAAGTCGGACATGAAAAACTTGATGGCCCTGTTGTCAGAGAGATAGAGGCTGATTGGTCTGCTTGCCATGCTGCCTATGCTGGAGAAGAAGGTGATCTCGCAAATGACATCGCCTTGCTTCATATCCCCGATGATACAGCTGCAAGTCTTGTTGACATCCCAATCGCTACGATTCTCTCTCACGATGATGCGATGAGCCCCGTGACAACACCAACTGCCAAAATGGCAGGATGGGGCATGACAACACCGGGCGGCAGCCTATCCACAACATTATTAGGCACACATGTTGAAATTAAATCTATCGGGCCAGCCCTGATAAAAGTGGGTTCAATCAATGGTTCTGGACCATGTGTCGGTGATTCTGGTGGCCCTCTATTTGTTGATGGTTCGCAAGGACAACCTGTTTTATGGGGTGTTTTATCAGGCGTTGAGAAAAACTCTGAAACAGCCTGTTCTGGCAATTATATTGCTCGCTACACAAACCTCCAAGGCTACACCAATTGGATCAATGACGTGATGTCTGCATGTGCGTCAAATGCAACTTTGTGCAGCAAGCCAATCGACGCTTCATAA
- a CDS encoding HPP family protein: MMLRILRSLGPAVTFPSMTEAIRAGFGAFVGLGLTGLFVLSPIIDLQTGLYLVAPFGATSVLLFAVPNSPLAQPWSAIVGNTIAAIVAIAICMFISDPTLSIAVSVGLAITATILCRAIHPPAGAVAMTVAMSPDAIARLGFWFALTPIAIGTIALVIVAIIYAKLTGRHYPFRQYNEPNQHKTNDIEPIERLGLSEQELTDILERYSQSFNLGVEDLARLIGAAELQAAAHRTGPLIADNIMSRNLVKVPPTMPLSDVADLFRRHKFTALPVVDSEGIFLGVIFQIHLINRAREDSLRLHRGFEQVLKRLLDPKREQPIRAEDIMSVTIPRAFISTPIAALLPLMAEGDIEAIPIMDHKKIIGIVTRTDLIAALARTYSQSPPQP, translated from the coding sequence ATGATGCTACGCATATTGCGGTCCTTGGGGCCTGCCGTCACTTTTCCATCCATGACAGAAGCCATTCGCGCTGGTTTTGGTGCGTTTGTCGGCTTGGGGCTAACGGGTCTCTTCGTTCTTTCGCCAATCATTGACCTGCAAACGGGTCTCTATCTCGTTGCGCCCTTTGGGGCCACGTCCGTATTGCTATTTGCCGTCCCAAACAGCCCCCTAGCCCAGCCTTGGTCAGCTATTGTCGGCAATACCATCGCCGCTATCGTTGCAATTGCCATTTGCATGTTCATAAGCGATCCAACCTTGAGCATCGCAGTCTCGGTCGGCCTCGCCATCACAGCCACAATACTGTGCCGCGCCATACATCCCCCCGCAGGCGCTGTTGCGATGACAGTCGCCATGAGTCCCGATGCCATTGCGCGCCTTGGCTTTTGGTTTGCACTCACCCCCATCGCCATTGGCACAATCGCGCTCGTTATCGTCGCGATCATCTATGCAAAGCTGACAGGGCGTCACTATCCATTTCGCCAATATAACGAGCCAAATCAGCACAAAACAAATGATATAGAACCCATTGAAAGACTGGGCCTTTCAGAACAAGAACTAACCGATATTCTTGAGCGCTATAGCCAATCCTTCAATCTTGGTGTGGAAGACCTTGCCCGCCTTATCGGTGCCGCCGAATTACAAGCAGCCGCCCATAGAACAGGCCCGCTCATCGCCGACAACATCATGTCGCGCAATCTTGTGAAAGTGCCGCCAACCATGCCGCTATCAGATGTTGCCGACCTATTCAGACGCCATAAATTCACAGCCCTTCCCGTTGTCGACTCTGAAGGCATTTTTCTTGGTGTTATTTTCCAGATTCACCTGATCAATCGCGCCAGAGAAGATTCTCTTCGCCTACATCGTGGTTTTGAGCAAGTCTTAAAAAGGCTTCTTGATCCTAAGAGAGAACAACCCATTCGCGCCGAAGATATTATGAGCGTCACCATTCCCCGCGCCTTTATTTCAACGCCAATTGCCGCGCTTCTGCCCTTAATGGCTGAGGGCGATATCGAAGCCATTCCAATCATGGATCATAAGAAAATCATCGGCATCGTCACCCGCACCGACCTCATCGCCGCCCTCGCCCGCACCTATTCCCAATCCCCGCCGCAACCCTAG
- a CDS encoding pentapeptide repeat-containing protein, translating into MTEQKTREQLEKEWWAAWWETNYSWENLFEIDWKGWYVDAEGNLVNNTEPYSPATLQKIQNEGGRQAKLQDYWRDQENKLIQAPNGKKYTIAHMPLFWKKGEPSGKSDWNKEQISELNNLISEKLAAASDTTDFVKGAMHFHLQSGPDLRAQFQGCVFPEFNSNNLITDSNFSAKNKPFNSINATFQQAAFVGFSSFADVFFKSGVDFSKALFDQKTVFSRASTEHVIDFNKAIFLCDFYARHMSINGSCNFESSKFTNSFDVMHSRFKGAVGLSATKIYGNLYASYSSYEAPLDWTVTTVFKKSYFKKTTFKKSLRIKGCQFLNSVDFSDSIFHDKLHLENITFSGTVNFQFTGFGDRVSFFDVKWDKNETSWRYMFKGSSFAKILDWSGQKLDTVAAFADAEIRKGILLGRPNETVVEKEFDEAISLAGDNTDALSAIQGGALKLRLAMEQDSDTRRAHWFYRLELMARQRQKETPKQEKFISWLYGKLSNYGTSIIRPLRWLSILWAAMSLLFYSLEMLRSGPPYFKFGAPIDERILQSMTFSLTNIFPAFGLGLTGEHHFISGNSFWELLFVFFAILEIIPAFTLLFLSGLAIRRRFQIS; encoded by the coding sequence ATGACTGAACAAAAAACCAGAGAACAGCTTGAAAAAGAATGGTGGGCTGCTTGGTGGGAAACTAATTACTCTTGGGAGAACCTATTTGAAATAGATTGGAAGGGCTGGTACGTAGACGCCGAAGGAAACCTAGTTAACAACACAGAGCCTTACTCTCCCGCGACACTACAAAAGATTCAAAATGAAGGTGGCAGACAGGCTAAACTACAGGACTACTGGCGTGACCAAGAAAACAAGCTAATCCAAGCACCCAATGGTAAGAAATATACCATAGCACACATGCCTTTATTCTGGAAAAAAGGTGAACCGTCCGGTAAATCAGATTGGAACAAGGAACAAATCTCTGAACTAAATAATCTCATTTCAGAGAAATTAGCAGCAGCTTCTGATACTACCGATTTTGTAAAAGGTGCTATGCACTTTCACCTACAATCAGGGCCTGACCTTAGAGCTCAATTCCAAGGATGCGTGTTTCCTGAATTTAACTCAAACAACTTGATAACAGACTCAAATTTCTCGGCGAAAAATAAACCTTTTAACTCAATCAACGCGACCTTCCAGCAAGCAGCTTTCGTTGGGTTTTCTTCTTTTGCAGATGTGTTTTTTAAATCAGGTGTAGATTTTTCAAAAGCCTTATTTGATCAAAAAACAGTATTTTCCCGCGCCAGTACAGAGCACGTAATAGATTTTAACAAAGCAATTTTCTTATGTGACTTTTATGCCCGCCATATGAGCATTAACGGATCTTGTAATTTTGAGTCATCAAAATTTACCAATAGTTTTGATGTTATGCATTCACGCTTCAAAGGTGCAGTGGGATTATCAGCTACTAAAATCTATGGTAACTTGTACGCTAGTTATTCGTCATATGAAGCACCTTTGGATTGGACTGTAACAACGGTATTTAAGAAAAGCTATTTTAAAAAAACTACTTTTAAAAAGTCACTCAGAATTAAGGGATGCCAGTTTCTAAATTCAGTTGACTTTTCAGACAGCATTTTTCACGACAAACTTCATCTCGAAAATATCACGTTTAGCGGAACTGTGAACTTCCAGTTCACAGGCTTTGGTGACCGTGTTTCTTTTTTTGATGTAAAATGGGACAAAAATGAAACCTCTTGGCGATACATGTTCAAAGGAAGCTCATTCGCCAAAATACTGGATTGGTCAGGTCAGAAACTAGACACTGTTGCAGCTTTCGCCGATGCAGAAATTCGCAAAGGTATTCTTCTTGGTCGCCCGAATGAAACAGTCGTCGAAAAAGAATTTGATGAAGCAATATCTTTAGCTGGAGACAATACCGATGCACTTTCAGCAATACAAGGCGGAGCGTTGAAATTGCGACTCGCTATGGAGCAAGACAGTGACACTCGACGCGCACATTGGTTTTATCGTCTAGAACTTATGGCCCGACAAAGACAGAAAGAAACGCCCAAACAAGAAAAATTCATTTCTTGGCTCTATGGTAAACTCTCAAATTATGGAACCTCGATCATCAGACCTTTACGGTGGCTCAGCATATTATGGGCTGCAATGTCACTTTTGTTTTACAGCCTAGAAATGCTTAGGTCTGGACCACCTTACTTCAAATTTGGTGCACCCATAGACGAACGCATTTTGCAATCTATGACATTCAGCCTTACCAATATTTTCCCAGCTTTTGGTCTGGGACTTACCGGAGAACACCATTTTATAAGTGGAAATTCATTCTGGGAACTACTGTTCGTATTCTTTGCAATTCTAGAAATCATACCTGCGTTTACGCTCTTATTCCTGTCCGGCCTCGCCATTCGGCGGCGTTTCCAGATTAGCTAA
- a CDS encoding response regulator yields MRQFPTHLLTQFNVVWRHKLNQTPQTPKKRSLSIADTNNLKVLVVDPNAYMRGIVADALRRLSIGEISTTSSTDEAQDICLSFRPNIVITDWEAGRLSGLEFTRSIRRSEKNIPRDIPVILLASTVARDQIMAARQAGINEFLLKPVSVRALKSRIEEVVIRPRKFIDSRHYIGPCRRRKMDTEFSGPWRRLTDEPPLESLADDSPAHVDKLRAIVAQLSGFAVRDASDTTGIVRGLYKLLSKHSQDIEQIGDKTVTEIWASAQRYLEGVGMTPYYDAKVILRHFEGIAAVMDVPRSDILRRQALIRDLSRLVTKKIHSIESDVRGAVGK; encoded by the coding sequence GTGAGACAGTTTCCAACGCATTTGCTGACGCAATTCAACGTCGTATGGCGGCATAAATTGAACCAAACACCCCAAACACCTAAAAAACGCTCTCTATCCATCGCCGACACGAACAATCTTAAAGTTCTGGTCGTGGATCCAAACGCGTATATGCGTGGCATAGTCGCCGATGCATTGAGACGGTTATCCATTGGAGAAATAAGCACCACGTCTTCAACAGATGAAGCGCAAGATATTTGTCTAAGCTTCCGCCCCAATATCGTCATTACAGATTGGGAAGCTGGACGCTTGTCTGGCTTGGAGTTCACGCGCTCAATTCGCCGTAGTGAAAAAAACATTCCTCGCGATATACCCGTCATCCTCCTAGCTTCAACAGTTGCCCGCGACCAAATCATGGCTGCACGCCAAGCGGGTATTAATGAGTTTCTTCTCAAACCCGTATCAGTGCGCGCTTTAAAATCACGTATTGAAGAAGTGGTTATCCGTCCGCGTAAATTCATTGATAGTAGACATTATATCGGACCATGCCGTCGCCGAAAAATGGACACTGAATTTAGTGGTCCATGGAGAAGACTAACCGATGAGCCGCCACTTGAATCACTTGCAGATGATTCGCCCGCACATGTTGATAAGCTCCGCGCCATAGTTGCGCAGCTCTCAGGCTTTGCGGTCCGTGATGCTTCAGACACAACAGGCATCGTGCGCGGATTATACAAACTTCTGTCAAAGCATTCTCAAGATATTGAACAAATTGGTGACAAAACTGTCACCGAGATTTGGGCGTCAGCACAACGCTATCTAGAAGGTGTCGGCATGACGCCTTATTATGATGCTAAAGTTATCCTTCGCCATTTTGAAGGTATAGCGGCCGTGATGGATGTACCGCGTTCAGACATATTGAGACGTCAAGCCTTGATCAGAGACCTAAGCCGCCTCGTCACTAAGAAAATTCACTCAATTGAGTCAGACGTACGCGGCGCTGTTGGCAAATAA
- a CDS encoding alkaline phosphatase, translated as MFKSFRLTALASAAVLLGASGCAHIVNDQDVEVASVVAPPTYAAREAVEPVQAKDSYYVNAANAIATKIEKRDPKPAKNVILFVGDGMSVSTITAARIHAGQLKGLDGESYHLAMDSLPWSALSKTYSHDSQIADSAATATAMTTGIKVPGRTLGITQDAKYGNCASVEGNTTDSIWELAEEQGLSTGVVTTTSITHATPASTYAKSASRNWEDDSEIEGDEGCADIARQFIEWDHGDGFEVVMGGGRRRMTPVTEADLEYPDQQGRRTDGRNLINEWTAKSDQHVFIYDQAGFDAQDFSSSQRVLGLFEPSHMQFELDRSEGGAGEPHLAQMTEAAITRLSQNEDGFVLMVEGGRIDHAHHAGNAARALAEAVALDEAIAKALEMTSDEETLILVTADHAHTLTISGYSQRNNPILGLSSYGFTPNKAADGKPYTTLSYANGPGAMCGEGEGDADGLCQRGDLTNRDTLDKDFLQQSAIPMSSETHAGEDVALLASGPGANLVSGVMEENEIFHVIGQSLGLIK; from the coding sequence TTGTTTAAATCATTTCGTTTGACTGCTCTTGCGAGTGCAGCTGTATTATTGGGTGCGAGCGGGTGTGCGCATATCGTAAATGATCAAGATGTTGAAGTGGCGTCAGTTGTTGCGCCTCCAACATATGCAGCCCGCGAGGCTGTTGAGCCTGTCCAAGCAAAAGATTCCTATTATGTGAATGCGGCCAACGCGATTGCGACAAAAATAGAAAAACGTGACCCAAAGCCAGCTAAAAACGTCATTTTGTTTGTTGGTGACGGGATGAGTGTTTCGACAATTACGGCTGCCCGTATTCATGCGGGGCAACTTAAAGGTTTGGATGGCGAAAGCTATCATTTGGCGATGGATAGCCTGCCTTGGTCTGCGCTGTCTAAAACTTATTCTCATGATTCGCAGATTGCTGATTCTGCTGCAACAGCGACAGCCATGACGACAGGTATTAAGGTGCCCGGACGTACGCTGGGTATTACTCAAGACGCTAAATATGGCAATTGTGCATCCGTTGAAGGCAATACCACAGACTCGATTTGGGAATTGGCCGAAGAGCAAGGTCTTTCAACAGGTGTTGTGACGACGACAAGCATAACTCACGCAACGCCAGCATCTACTTATGCTAAATCCGCATCCCGCAATTGGGAAGATGATAGTGAAATAGAGGGCGATGAAGGGTGTGCGGATATCGCGCGTCAATTCATCGAGTGGGATCATGGTGATGGTTTCGAAGTTGTGATGGGTGGCGGACGTCGCCGTATGACGCCTGTTACAGAAGCCGATCTAGAATATCCTGATCAGCAAGGGCGTCGCACCGATGGACGTAATCTGATCAATGAGTGGACAGCTAAATCAGATCAGCATGTCTTTATCTATGATCAGGCTGGATTTGACGCACAGGACTTTTCTTCATCCCAGCGTGTGCTTGGTTTGTTTGAGCCCTCTCACATGCAGTTTGAACTAGATCGTTCAGAAGGTGGGGCAGGTGAGCCGCATCTTGCTCAAATGACGGAAGCTGCGATTACGCGCTTAAGTCAGAATGAAGATGGGTTTGTGTTGATGGTTGAAGGTGGCCGAATTGACCATGCGCATCATGCAGGAAATGCTGCGCGTGCCCTTGCTGAAGCTGTGGCACTTGATGAAGCCATTGCAAAAGCGCTTGAAATGACATCGGATGAAGAAACTTTGATCCTTGTCACTGCCGACCACGCGCATACGCTGACGATTTCTGGTTATTCACAGCGCAATAACCCAATCCTTGGTTTGTCATCCTATGGCTTTACGCCCAATAAAGCGGCTGATGGAAAACCATATACAACACTGAGCTATGCAAATGGCCCAGGTGCAATGTGTGGTGAGGGTGAAGGCGATGCTGATGGTTTATGTCAACGTGGTGATCTAACCAACCGCGACACGCTGGATAAAGATTTCTTGCAGCAATCTGCCATTCCTATGTCGTCTGAAACGCATGCGGGTGAAGATGTTGCGCTTTTGGCCAGTGGTCCGGGTGCGAATTTGGTGTCTGGTGTGATGGAAGAAAATGAAATCTTTCACGTGATCGGTCAAAGCCTTGGTCTGATTAAATAA
- a CDS encoding DUF6498-containing protein encodes MFELAYWQRAIRDPVILSGLCVDFLPIFAVLFMGWGALELVLLYWLENVVIGFVTLSRIFISGFGQGKVSTSFHSIFFGAFFTIHYGGFCLAHAMALLSLIGSGQELFVADGGEVASALSMQSFLGLAFILVAIILWQFYMHVVEFIRRSEYLKTDPGNELFAPYGRIVVLHIAIFAGVFAMEKYGEPMIGVLALILFRAAFGIVMNVFTREKRKAIA; translated from the coding sequence ATGTTCGAGCTGGCTTATTGGCAAAGAGCTATACGCGATCCAGTTATTTTGAGTGGCTTATGCGTTGATTTTCTGCCGATATTTGCTGTGTTGTTTATGGGCTGGGGCGCTCTGGAACTTGTACTGCTTTATTGGCTGGAAAATGTCGTTATCGGATTTGTGACGCTGTCTCGGATTTTTATATCCGGCTTTGGTCAAGGCAAGGTGTCGACATCATTTCATTCTATCTTCTTTGGTGCTTTTTTTACAATTCATTATGGCGGTTTCTGTCTGGCGCATGCCATGGCGCTTTTGTCTTTGATAGGGAGTGGACAAGAATTATTTGTGGCCGACGGAGGCGAGGTAGCTTCTGCCTTGAGTATGCAGAGTTTTTTAGGCCTGGCCTTTATCCTTGTGGCTATCATTTTATGGCAATTTTATATGCATGTGGTGGAATTTATACGTCGCAGCGAATATCTAAAAACTGATCCGGGCAATGAACTTTTTGCGCCCTATGGCAGGATTGTTGTGCTGCATATAGCGATATTTGCAGGTGTTTTTGCCATGGAAAAATATGGTGAGCCGATGATAGGTGTCTTGGCACTGATTTTATTTCGAGCGGCATTTGGAATCGTCATGAATGTCTTCACGCGTGAAAAACGCAAAGCCATTGCCTAA